The proteins below come from a single Dermatophilaceae bacterium Soc4.6 genomic window:
- the cobA gene encoding uroporphyrinogen-III C-methyltransferase: MRLSASAVGCRVLVHTPGPRIAETVHALVDQGALVTVSAGPAGNSEAPAVVADLASRRLVTLEAEPDLTAYDVVLRDPLTAAPAAPDVAAPVRAGRVVLVGGGPGDPGLLTVAGLAALQEADVVVCDRLAPLGLLDSLDRDVRVIHAGKIPRGDFTPQEHINALLVEHALAGRTVVRLKGGDSFVLGRGGEEWNACVEAGIPVTVIPGITSSIAAPALAGIPVTHRDLAQGFVVVSGHVGPGDPRSTVDWGAVAGTGLTVVVLMGLATLSSIVEALVAAGMPGDTPAACVADAGLPSQRDVRAPVSEIATAVAAADLRPPAVTIIGPAVAAMAASRP; this comes from the coding sequence GTGAGGCTCTCCGCGTCCGCAGTGGGCTGCCGCGTCCTCGTGCACACCCCCGGCCCCCGGATCGCCGAGACGGTCCACGCGCTCGTCGACCAGGGCGCCCTCGTCACCGTCAGCGCCGGTCCGGCCGGGAACAGCGAGGCCCCCGCCGTCGTCGCCGACCTGGCGTCACGTCGGCTGGTGACCCTCGAGGCCGAGCCTGACCTCACGGCATACGACGTCGTGCTGCGTGACCCCCTGACCGCCGCACCCGCGGCGCCCGACGTCGCAGCCCCGGTGCGAGCCGGGCGAGTGGTGCTCGTGGGGGGTGGTCCGGGTGACCCCGGGCTGCTGACGGTCGCCGGTCTGGCCGCCCTGCAGGAGGCCGACGTCGTCGTCTGCGACCGGCTCGCACCACTCGGCCTGCTCGACTCGCTCGACCGCGACGTGCGGGTCATCCACGCGGGCAAGATCCCCCGGGGCGACTTCACGCCCCAGGAGCACATCAACGCCTTGCTCGTCGAGCACGCCCTCGCAGGGCGGACCGTGGTGCGACTCAAGGGTGGCGACAGCTTCGTGCTGGGTCGCGGGGGCGAGGAGTGGAACGCCTGCGTCGAGGCCGGGATCCCGGTCACCGTCATCCCGGGGATCACGAGCTCGATCGCGGCACCGGCCCTGGCCGGGATCCCCGTCACGCACCGGGACCTGGCTCAGGGCTTCGTCGTGGTGTCCGGGCACGTCGGCCCGGGCGACCCCCGCAGCACCGTCGACTGGGGCGCCGTGGCCGGCACCGGTCTCACGGTCGTCGTCCTCATGGGGCTCGCCACCCTGAGCTCGATCGTCGAGGCGCTGGTCGCGGCCGGGATGCCGGGCGACACCCCGGCCGCGTGTGTCGCCGACGCCGGCCTCCCGAGCCAGCGAGACGTGCGCGCCCCTGTGTCGGAGATCGCGACGGCCGTGGCCGCTGCCGACCTGCGTCCCCCGGCCGTGACAATCATCGGCCCGGCAGTCGCGGCAATGGCAGCGTCGCGCCCATGA
- a CDS encoding adenosylcobinamide-GDP ribazoletransferase, with protein MTGLRDLRVGMQLAVGTLSIIPVGPLPSLTVPIARWAMILAPVAAIPLGVGAALAGSAGHLAHLPSLVTAGLVLAFLGWATRAMHWDGLADTADGLAVSWDRERALDIMRRGDAGPVAVGVLGLVLLVDTAALAAVLELPRGPLLAGALVVAARGACALTASRRAGPARTDGLGVAVAGSVPVAGSVVVVGAVGVLVVVAGLISGLSPWLGGLAVVASFAAVLALVRRCCRGFGGVTGDVMGAGIEVAQCVLLVVASAGLRV; from the coding sequence ATGACCGGGCTGCGCGACCTGAGGGTCGGGATGCAGCTGGCGGTCGGCACCCTGAGCATCATCCCGGTCGGTCCCCTGCCTTCCCTCACCGTGCCCATCGCGCGCTGGGCCATGATCCTTGCCCCGGTGGCAGCCATCCCACTGGGCGTCGGGGCCGCCCTGGCGGGTTCGGCGGGTCACCTCGCCCACCTTCCGTCCCTGGTCACCGCCGGCCTGGTCCTCGCCTTCCTGGGGTGGGCGACGCGCGCCATGCACTGGGACGGCCTCGCGGACACCGCTGACGGCCTCGCCGTCTCGTGGGACCGGGAGCGGGCCCTCGACATCATGCGTCGTGGTGACGCCGGCCCCGTCGCCGTCGGCGTCCTCGGCCTCGTCCTCCTCGTCGATACCGCTGCCCTGGCAGCCGTGCTGGAGCTCCCCCGGGGCCCCCTCCTCGCCGGTGCCCTGGTGGTGGCGGCTCGCGGGGCATGTGCGCTCACCGCCAGCAGGCGGGCAGGTCCGGCACGCACCGACGGGCTTGGGGTCGCCGTGGCCGGCTCCGTGCCGGTCGCGGGGTCGGTGGTCGTCGTGGGGGCAGTCGGGGTGCTCGTCGTCGTCGCCGGCCTCATCTCCGGTCTCTCCCCGTGGCTCGGCGGCCTCGCCGTCGTGGCGTCCTTTGCAGCCGTGCTCGCGCTCGTCCGGCGCTGCTGCCGCGGCTTCGGCGGGGTGACCGGCGACGTCATGGGGGCGGGCATCGAGGTCGCCCAGTGCGTCCTGCTCGTCGTCGCCTCCGCGGGCTTGCGGGTATGA
- a CDS encoding bifunctional adenosylcobinamide kinase/adenosylcobinamide-phosphate guanylyltransferase has product MKPAAALGPHRPPTSLVLGGIRSGKSAVAEGLVEQSAALTGSTVTYVATGPLRDDADWAQRVAAHQRRRPSTWRTVESTDLPSALADLGGPAIVDGLGTWLTAQLNEMHAWDAPRAEWEPAIEDRVAALARSVEHHRHPLVLVSDEAGLTLVPDNRAGRIFLDWLGLTNQRVAAVSDAVLLVVAGQVVPVKHP; this is encoded by the coding sequence ATGAAGCCCGCCGCCGCGCTGGGCCCGCACCGGCCGCCGACGTCCCTCGTGCTCGGCGGGATCCGCTCGGGCAAGTCAGCCGTGGCCGAGGGTCTCGTCGAGCAGTCGGCCGCCCTCACCGGGTCGACGGTGACCTACGTCGCGACCGGTCCCCTTCGCGACGACGCCGACTGGGCCCAACGGGTCGCGGCTCACCAGCGGCGACGCCCGTCCACGTGGCGCACGGTGGAGTCGACCGACCTGCCGTCGGCCCTCGCCGACCTGGGCGGCCCGGCCATCGTCGACGGGCTCGGCACGTGGCTCACCGCCCAGCTCAACGAGATGCACGCCTGGGACGCTCCACGCGCGGAGTGGGAGCCCGCCATCGAGGACCGGGTAGCCGCGCTCGCTCGGTCCGTGGAGCACCACCGGCACCCCCTCGTCCTCGTCTCCGACGAGGCCGGCCTGACCCTCGTGCCCGACAACCGCGCAGGCCGGATCTTCCTCGACTGGCTGGGGCTCACCAACCAGCGCGTCGCCGCCGTCAGCGACGCCGTGCTGCTCGTCGTCGCCGGACAGGTCGTGCCGGTGAAGCACCCGTGA
- the cbiB gene encoding adenosylcobinamide-phosphate synthase CbiB, which produces MSLDTVATGLVIGYAADLLLGDPRRGHPVAGFGRVAAALEAHTYAPHRRAGVVHEAALVGGAVALGTVLSRLPRVAQVPLVAAATWTVLGGRSLAREAQAMDTLLRGDDLVGARARIRNLVGRDPTGLDSDELARACVESVAENTADAVVSPLFWGAVAGIPGLLGYRAVNTLDAMIGHRSPRYAEFGWGAARLDDVANWLPARLTVASTALATGSLPRARHTLATVRRDAPAHPSPNAGPVEAAFAAALGRQLGGRNAYGGVAQDRGRLGDGPAVSAADIAAAVALQGRIGAIGLLAVVSARVLLRGAVRRTPRPR; this is translated from the coding sequence GTGAGCCTCGACACCGTCGCGACGGGACTGGTGATCGGCTACGCCGCGGACCTGCTCCTCGGTGACCCTCGCCGGGGGCACCCCGTCGCGGGCTTCGGGCGGGTCGCCGCCGCCCTCGAGGCGCACACCTACGCACCTCACCGTCGCGCCGGCGTCGTCCACGAGGCGGCCCTCGTCGGAGGCGCGGTCGCCCTGGGGACGGTCCTTTCCCGTCTCCCCCGAGTCGCGCAGGTCCCGCTCGTCGCGGCCGCGACCTGGACGGTCCTCGGCGGACGGTCGCTGGCCCGGGAGGCGCAGGCCATGGACACCCTCCTGCGGGGCGACGACCTCGTCGGCGCACGGGCCCGCATCCGCAACCTGGTGGGCCGCGACCCCACCGGCCTCGACAGCGACGAGCTCGCCCGCGCCTGCGTGGAGTCGGTGGCCGAGAACACGGCTGACGCCGTGGTCAGCCCGCTCTTCTGGGGGGCCGTGGCCGGCATCCCCGGCCTGCTCGGCTACCGCGCGGTCAACACCCTCGACGCCATGATCGGGCACCGCTCGCCTCGGTATGCCGAGTTCGGCTGGGGCGCAGCCCGGCTCGACGACGTGGCGAACTGGCTGCCCGCCCGGCTCACTGTCGCGAGCACCGCCCTCGCCACCGGCTCCTTACCGCGCGCCCGCCACACCCTGGCCACCGTGAGGCGTGACGCGCCCGCGCACCCGAGCCCCAACGCCGGCCCGGTGGAGGCGGCCTTCGCCGCCGCTCTGGGCCGGCAGCTCGGTGGGCGCAACGCCTACGGCGGTGTGGCGCAGGATCGGGGCCGTCTGGGGGACGGGCCGGCGGTGTCCGCCGCGGACATCGCGGCCGCCGTCGCCCTCCAGGGCCGGATCGGGGCGATCGGCCTGCTGGCCGTCGTCAGCGCCCGGGTGCTGCTGCGAGGAGCCGTTCGACGCACGCCTCGACCGAGGTGA
- a CDS encoding cobalt-precorrin-6A reductase — MRILVLGGTAEARALASSLDAAGVPFESSLAGRVSRPRLPVGPVRIGGFGGAEGLARYIDDRGVTHVVDATHPFAVTMSAHAVEAGLQTAAPVLRLARPGWEGRPDASSWHWVSTLDEMRTTAERLGSRPFVSTGRQTLEAFGSWAGRNVLVRVVEPLTGTPPDCWTVIEDRGPYVAPDEREMLSRHGIDVLLTKDSGGSYTSAKLGAASELGIPVVVLRRPRTQPGAVELTSVEACVERLLAAAPGR, encoded by the coding sequence GTGCGCATACTGGTGCTGGGCGGAACGGCCGAGGCCCGAGCGCTGGCGTCATCCCTCGACGCGGCCGGTGTGCCGTTCGAGTCCTCCCTCGCGGGCCGGGTCTCCCGGCCGAGGCTCCCGGTCGGACCCGTGCGGATCGGGGGCTTCGGGGGTGCGGAGGGGCTGGCCCGGTACATCGATGACCGTGGCGTCACCCACGTGGTCGATGCCACGCACCCGTTCGCCGTCACCATGTCGGCCCACGCCGTCGAGGCCGGACTGCAGACCGCTGCGCCGGTGCTCCGGCTCGCCCGGCCCGGGTGGGAAGGTCGACCCGACGCGTCGTCCTGGCACTGGGTGTCGACCCTCGACGAGATGCGGACGACCGCCGAGCGGCTGGGCTCTCGACCATTCGTCTCGACCGGGCGTCAGACGTTGGAGGCGTTCGGGTCCTGGGCCGGTCGCAACGTGCTGGTCAGGGTCGTCGAACCCCTGACCGGCACCCCGCCTGACTGCTGGACGGTGATCGAGGACCGGGGTCCGTACGTCGCCCCCGACGAGCGAGAGATGTTGTCACGTCATGGGATCGACGTCCTGCTGACGAAGGACTCAGGCGGGTCCTACACCAGCGCCAAGCTCGGCGCGGCAAGCGAGCTGGGGATCCCCGTGGTCGTCCTCCGCCGCCCCCGCACCCAGCCGGGAGCGGTCGAGCTCACCTCGGTCGAGGCGTGCGTCGAACGGCTCCTCGCAGCAGCACCCGGGCGCTGA
- the thiM gene encoding hydroxyethylthiazole kinase has translation MVAPVTPSDLSNALESLRERPPLVQCLTNIVVAQWTANVLLATGASPAMVDNPREAGSFAGIAGGVLVNLGTPYEETATAMLLAATAAREVSTPWVLDPVAAGGLGWRTELAHRLVADGAPTILRGNASEVLAVAAGGSGGSGVDSVDSPESAADAAAGFAATHGTVVAVSGPVDHLTDGERLVRIGNGHPWMTQVTGVGCALGALMAAFAAVVPDPLVAASAATAVLTVAADEAARRSGGPGSFAVALIDELAALTPHALGEHVILS, from the coding sequence ATGGTCGCGCCTGTCACACCATCTGATCTGTCCAATGCCCTGGAGAGCCTGCGCGAACGGCCGCCGTTGGTGCAGTGCCTCACCAACATCGTCGTCGCCCAGTGGACCGCCAACGTGCTCCTGGCCACCGGAGCCTCGCCCGCCATGGTCGACAACCCGCGCGAGGCGGGGTCGTTCGCCGGCATTGCCGGAGGAGTGCTCGTCAACCTCGGCACGCCGTACGAAGAGACCGCCACGGCGATGCTGCTGGCGGCCACCGCCGCCCGTGAAGTCAGCACGCCCTGGGTCCTCGACCCCGTCGCCGCCGGCGGCCTGGGCTGGCGCACCGAGCTCGCTCACCGGCTGGTGGCCGACGGCGCGCCGACCATCCTGCGCGGCAACGCCTCCGAGGTGCTGGCGGTGGCTGCCGGTGGCTCAGGAGGCAGCGGGGTCGACTCGGTCGACTCGCCCGAGTCGGCGGCGGACGCCGCCGCCGGCTTCGCCGCCACGCACGGCACGGTCGTTGCCGTCAGCGGTCCGGTCGACCACCTGACCGACGGCGAGCGGCTCGTCCGGATCGGCAACGGGCACCCGTGGATGACCCAGGTGACCGGGGTGGGCTGCGCCCTCGGGGCCCTGATGGCCGCGTTCGCGGCGGTCGTCCCGGACCCGCTCGTGGCCGCCAGTGCCGCCACCGCGGTGCTCACGGTGGCCGCCGATGAGGCGGCGCGACGCAGCGGCGGCCCGGGGTCGTTCGCCGTGGCCCTGATCGACGAGCTGGCTGCCCTGACGCCCCACGCGCTGGGTGAGCACGTGATCTTGTCGTGA
- the thiE gene encoding thiamine phosphate synthase, translating to MSRPLDLRLYLVTDTAMCGPAGVPETVRAAVEGGVTAVQLRDPAATEAELVTLGRAVVAALAGTGVPLLVNDRVDLVEAIGAQGAHVGQGDLDVAAARRLLGPAALLGLSVQTPEHVWHAEAADAELDYLGVGPVWPQSTKSDAAPPAGLDTLSAVVSASPWPCVAIGGVTVDRVPEVRERGAAGVAVVSAVCGQPDPATAASVLRRAWDES from the coding sequence GTGAGCCGGCCACTCGACCTGCGCCTCTACCTCGTCACCGACACCGCGATGTGCGGCCCGGCGGGCGTGCCCGAGACCGTCCGCGCAGCGGTCGAGGGTGGGGTGACCGCCGTGCAGCTGCGTGACCCGGCGGCCACCGAGGCCGAGCTCGTGACCCTCGGGCGAGCGGTGGTGGCGGCGCTGGCCGGCACGGGGGTGCCGCTGCTGGTCAACGACCGGGTCGACCTGGTTGAGGCGATCGGAGCCCAGGGGGCGCACGTGGGGCAGGGCGACCTCGACGTGGCCGCGGCGCGCCGGCTGCTCGGCCCCGCCGCCCTGCTCGGGCTGTCGGTCCAGACTCCCGAGCACGTCTGGCACGCCGAGGCCGCCGACGCCGAGCTCGACTACCTCGGGGTCGGACCGGTGTGGCCCCAGTCGACCAAGTCGGATGCCGCCCCGCCGGCCGGCCTCGACACCCTCTCCGCGGTCGTGTCGGCGAGCCCCTGGCCCTGCGTGGCGATCGGGGGAGTCACCGTCGACCGCGTCCCCGAGGTGCGGGAGCGGGGGGCGGCCGGGGTCGCCGTCGTCAGCGCCGTCTGCGGTCAGCCCGACCCGGCCACCGCCGCGAGCGTCCTGCGCCGCGCCTGGGATGAGTCGTGA
- the thiD gene encoding bifunctional hydroxymethylpyrimidine kinase/phosphomethylpyrimidine kinase: MTTRPPVVLSIAGSDPSGGAGIQADLKTFSALGAYGTTVITALTAQSTTGVTGVHLPPAAFVTEQLVTLVADVRIDAVKIGMLSSRDTADAVGAFLVNHPPAHVVLDPVMVATSGDRLIDDDAVDALRRLLPLASLITPNLPESAALLGCQTAKGVDEMLVQAHRLRGAGALRVLVKGGHDDTEGPAVDVFVGPEGEHVLSAPWIATRNTHGTGCTLSSAIAALLPQRPGYVEAVSEAKTWLNAAIAAADILEIGRPHGHGPVHHFHQTWGAR, encoded by the coding sequence GTGACCACTCGCCCGCCCGTCGTCCTCAGCATCGCCGGCAGCGACCCGTCCGGCGGTGCCGGCATCCAGGCCGACCTCAAGACGTTCTCCGCCCTGGGCGCCTACGGCACCACCGTCATCACCGCCCTCACGGCCCAGAGCACCACCGGGGTGACGGGCGTCCACCTGCCCCCCGCGGCCTTCGTCACCGAGCAGCTGGTGACCCTCGTGGCCGACGTGCGGATCGATGCGGTGAAGATCGGCATGCTCTCGTCGCGGGACACCGCCGACGCCGTGGGTGCCTTCTTGGTCAACCACCCGCCCGCGCACGTCGTGCTCGACCCGGTGATGGTCGCCACCAGCGGCGACCGTCTGATCGACGACGACGCCGTCGACGCCCTGCGCCGGTTGCTGCCGCTGGCGTCGCTGATCACCCCCAACCTCCCCGAGAGCGCCGCCCTGCTCGGGTGCCAGACGGCCAAGGGAGTCGACGAGATGCTCGTGCAGGCCCACCGCCTGCGGGGTGCCGGCGCCCTCCGGGTGCTCGTCAAGGGTGGGCACGACGACACGGAAGGGCCGGCGGTCGACGTGTTCGTCGGCCCCGAGGGCGAGCACGTGCTGAGCGCGCCCTGGATCGCCACGCGCAACACCCATGGCACCGGCTGCACCCTCTCGTCAGCGATCGCCGCCCTGCTGCCGCAACGGCCCGGCTACGTCGAGGCGGTCAGCGAGGCGAAGACCTGGCTGAACGCCGCGATCGCCGCGGCCGACATTCTCGAGATCGGCCGGCCGCACGGCCACGGGCCGGTCCACCACTTCCACCAGACCTGGGGCGCGAGATGA
- a CDS encoding TenA family protein: protein MTTFTDEAWARVASIRAAIDELPFVTGLADGSLPPDRFTYYLAQDAHYLDAYARVLAACAAQSTDAADLSFWAGGAQRAVAVEQALHGSHLAGTSPIERSPTCLGYSSYLTALAGRGSYAALVAGVLPCFWIYQDLGTRLLGAAATRPHHPYAAWIATYADPAFAAATEQAKDITDALAAEASETVLEQMHTAFTTASRFELLFWDAAWRTEQWPV from the coding sequence ATGACCACCTTCACCGACGAGGCATGGGCCCGGGTGGCGTCGATCCGCGCCGCGATCGACGAGCTGCCGTTCGTCACCGGGCTGGCCGACGGCTCGCTCCCGCCCGACCGCTTCACCTACTACCTGGCCCAGGACGCGCACTACCTCGACGCCTACGCCCGCGTGCTCGCCGCCTGCGCCGCGCAGTCCACCGACGCGGCCGACCTCAGCTTCTGGGCGGGCGGTGCGCAGCGGGCGGTCGCCGTCGAGCAGGCCCTGCACGGCAGCCACCTCGCCGGCACCAGCCCGATCGAGCGGTCGCCCACCTGCCTCGGCTACTCCTCCTACCTGACGGCGCTGGCGGGCCGCGGCTCGTATGCCGCGCTGGTCGCCGGGGTGCTCCCCTGCTTCTGGATCTACCAGGACCTCGGCACCCGCCTTCTCGGGGCCGCGGCGACACGGCCGCACCACCCGTACGCCGCCTGGATCGCCACCTACGCCGACCCCGCCTTCGCCGCGGCGACCGAGCAGGCCAAGGACATTACCGACGCGCTGGCCGCGGAGGCGTCCGAGACCGTCCTCGAGCAGATGCACACCGCCTTCACGACCGCGTCCCGGTTCGAGCTGCTGTTCTGGGATGCCGCGTGGCGCACGGAGCAGTGGCCCGTTTGA
- a CDS encoding MMPL family transporter: MRRLTDLVLTHKLFVLVGWVVLAVAGIATIGTTTGRLTTSFALPGQPGYETTNATIEQLYHGGGSKEVSIIAVTLPAGTTTTTPGVQSRINEVFAAAASGGHLRLLDQATTGDPSFTTADHRTAYGAVFTPQAGDPNLPDPTAGIAAALTRAAPPGWQTGTTGITELTSNGSGTSGSGLLVEIIIGATGALLVLAFVFASFLAVLPLLMAAAAIPTTFLLVLALTRVIDVSAVVQFLIGLIGLGVAIDYSLLVVSRWRELGDSGADNDTAVRGAMATAGRAVILSGITVAVSLLALAVLPVPYLRSIGFAGFFIPLTSIAVAVTLLPVLLSSIGPKLDRRRLRRNASVSPAWTGWARLVVRYRYIAAAVGVVVVVVMIIPFFALRTGSPASSSLAQTGPAPATLATLARAGVPSGVITPIEVLTHADAADTVQTELAAIPGIQLATQLRDPQSHPAGTAIVDAFPAAETSTPAGRAALAAVSALATHERGIVGVGGTGIEDVDFGHAVYGNFWIVLSIIAVITLALLTRALRSIVLAAKAVLLNLVSVGTAYGIMVFVWQQGHGSNALWGVPATGSVTIWVPIAVFAFLFGLSMDYEVFILTRMREAYDETGSTTQAIVTGIGHTGRLVTSAALILFLAFVSLASNPEVNIKILATGLGAGILNDALVIRSILVPAFVSLLGRWNWYLPRWAATALRVDPSPGLPPVSIPALSKASR; this comes from the coding sequence ATGCGCAGACTCACCGATCTGGTCCTGACCCACAAGCTGTTCGTCCTGGTGGGGTGGGTGGTGTTGGCGGTCGCCGGCATCGCCACCATCGGCACGACGACCGGCCGGCTGACCACCAGCTTCGCATTGCCCGGCCAGCCCGGGTACGAGACCACCAACGCCACGATCGAGCAGCTCTACCACGGCGGCGGATCCAAGGAGGTCTCCATCATCGCGGTCACCCTGCCCGCCGGAACCACGACCACGACCCCCGGGGTGCAGAGCCGGATCAACGAGGTGTTCGCGGCGGCCGCCTCGGGGGGGCACCTGCGTCTCCTCGACCAGGCCACCACCGGCGACCCGTCGTTCACCACCGCCGATCACCGCACCGCCTACGGGGCCGTCTTCACCCCGCAGGCCGGCGATCCGAACCTGCCCGACCCGACCGCGGGGATCGCTGCCGCCCTCACCCGGGCGGCCCCACCCGGCTGGCAGACCGGCACCACCGGCATCACCGAGCTGACCAGCAACGGCAGCGGCACCAGCGGTTCCGGGCTGCTCGTCGAGATCATCATCGGCGCCACCGGGGCGCTGCTGGTGCTCGCGTTCGTCTTCGCCAGCTTCCTGGCGGTCCTGCCGCTGCTGATGGCGGCCGCGGCGATCCCCACCACCTTCCTGCTCGTGCTCGCCCTGACCCGGGTCATCGACGTCAGCGCCGTCGTGCAGTTCCTCATCGGCCTGATCGGGCTGGGCGTGGCCATCGACTACTCCCTCCTGGTCGTCTCCCGCTGGCGGGAGCTCGGTGACTCCGGCGCCGACAACGACACCGCGGTCCGCGGCGCCATGGCCACCGCCGGGCGGGCGGTCATCCTGTCCGGGATCACCGTGGCGGTGTCCCTGCTGGCCCTGGCGGTGCTGCCGGTGCCGTACCTGCGCAGTATCGGCTTCGCGGGCTTCTTCATCCCCCTGACCTCCATCGCGGTGGCCGTCACCCTGCTCCCGGTCCTGCTGTCGAGCATCGGCCCGAAGCTGGACCGTCGCCGGCTGCGCCGGAACGCCTCGGTCAGCCCAGCATGGACCGGGTGGGCGCGACTGGTCGTGCGGTACCGCTACATCGCCGCCGCGGTCGGTGTCGTCGTCGTCGTCGTCATGATCATCCCGTTCTTCGCGCTCCGCACCGGCTCACCCGCCAGCTCCTCCCTCGCCCAGACCGGGCCCGCCCCGGCCACCTTGGCCACCCTGGCCCGGGCCGGGGTCCCCAGCGGCGTGATCACCCCCATCGAGGTGCTCACCCACGCCGACGCCGCCGACACCGTCCAGACCGAACTGGCCGCCATCCCCGGCATCCAGCTGGCCACCCAGCTGCGCGACCCACAGAGCCACCCTGCTGGCACCGCCATCGTCGATGCGTTCCCCGCCGCGGAAACCAGCACCCCCGCGGGGCGGGCCGCCCTGGCCGCGGTCTCCGCGCTGGCCACCCACGAACGCGGGATCGTCGGGGTCGGCGGCACCGGCATCGAGGACGTCGACTTCGGCCACGCCGTCTACGGCAACTTCTGGATCGTGCTGAGCATCATCGCCGTGATCACCCTGGCCCTGCTGACCCGGGCGCTGCGCTCCATCGTGCTCGCCGCGAAAGCGGTGCTCCTGAACCTGGTCTCGGTCGGAACCGCCTACGGCATCATGGTCTTCGTCTGGCAGCAGGGCCACGGCAGCAACGCCCTCTGGGGTGTCCCGGCGACCGGGTCGGTGACCATCTGGGTACCCATCGCGGTGTTCGCGTTCCTGTTCGGCCTGTCCATGGACTACGAAGTCTTCATCCTGACCCGGATGCGGGAGGCCTACGACGAGACCGGCTCCACCACGCAAGCCATCGTCACCGGTATCGGCCACACCGGACGGCTGGTGACCAGCGCCGCCCTGATCCTGTTCCTGGCGTTCGTGTCCCTGGCCTCCAACCCCGAAGTGAACATCAAGATCCTCGCCACCGGCCTCGGCGCCGGGATCCTGAACGACGCGCTGGTCATCCGCAGCATCCTCGTCCCCGCCTTCGTGTCGCTCCTCGGACGGTGGAACTGGTACCTCCCCCGATGGGCCGCCACTGCGTTGCGGGTGGACCCATCCCCTGGGCTGCCTCCCGTGAGCATCCCGGCCCTCTCGAAGGCGTCGAGGTAG
- a CDS encoding histidine kinase, which yields MVDLLTGVTVGAGVVVATALTAGADVVSAPLRPVGPLAYLLVAASGLALAWRNAAPTTTVLVTVALGVGYQGAGFPGGPAPVPIVLALYSIAHRGARLQSLGLGLLAILALLGARSLAVPGGFASPLLIAFPITVLAALFAGQLVAARRGQRQRTLERQAAAEQAREYDIQRRVDAERLRIARELHDVVAHNISLINVQATMGAHVIATRPAEATEALVAIKSASKQALRELRSILQVLRQADETDPTAPAPGLADLDAMLASTAHAGVDTVLTVSGTRRTLPSTVDVAAYRIIQESLTNVMRYAGPAPVQLQLHYADANLSVQVDSDIDTGVDPRFGGSGQGIAGMRERAAAVGGTLHAAPDGHGRFLVRADLPLTVA from the coding sequence GTGGTAGACCTGTTGACCGGTGTCACGGTCGGCGCCGGCGTGGTGGTCGCGACCGCGTTGACCGCGGGCGCGGACGTCGTCTCTGCCCCGTTACGGCCCGTGGGCCCGCTGGCCTACCTGCTCGTCGCCGCGTCCGGGCTGGCCCTGGCCTGGCGCAACGCCGCACCCACCACCACCGTGCTGGTGACGGTGGCCCTCGGCGTCGGCTACCAGGGCGCGGGCTTCCCCGGGGGCCCGGCGCCGGTGCCGATCGTGCTGGCCCTGTACTCGATCGCCCACCGGGGTGCCCGGCTGCAGTCACTCGGGCTGGGGCTGCTGGCGATCCTGGCGCTCCTGGGGGCGCGCAGCCTAGCCGTCCCGGGCGGCTTCGCCTCACCGCTGCTGATCGCCTTTCCCATCACCGTGCTCGCTGCGTTGTTCGCCGGACAGCTCGTCGCCGCGCGGCGCGGCCAACGACAACGCACCCTCGAACGCCAGGCGGCCGCCGAGCAGGCCCGCGAGTACGACATCCAGCGCCGGGTGGATGCCGAACGGCTCCGGATCGCGCGCGAGCTGCACGACGTCGTCGCGCACAACATCTCCCTGATCAACGTCCAAGCCACCATGGGTGCCCACGTCATCGCCACCCGACCGGCAGAGGCCACGGAGGCGCTCGTGGCGATCAAGTCGGCCAGCAAGCAAGCGCTGCGGGAGCTGCGCAGCATCCTGCAGGTCCTCCGGCAAGCCGACGAGACCGACCCGACCGCTCCCGCACCCGGCCTGGCCGACCTGGACGCCATGCTGGCCAGCACCGCCCACGCCGGTGTCGACACCGTCTTGACCGTATCCGGCACCCGGCGGACGTTGCCGTCGACAGTGGACGTGGCCGCCTACCGGATCATCCAGGAGTCCCTGACCAACGTGATGCGCTACGCCGGTCCGGCGCCGGTCCAGCTGCAGCTGCACTACGCGGACGCCAACCTCAGCGTCCAGGTCGACAGCGACATCGACACCGGAGTCGACCCGCGGTTCGGCGGGTCCGGTCAGGGCATTGCCGGGATGCGGGAACGAGCCGCCGCGGTCGGTGGCACCCTGCACGCCGCGCCCGACGGTCACGGCCGGTTCCTCGTCCGCGCCGACCTCCCGCTGACGGTGGCCTGA